From Cellulophaga lytica DSM 7489, a single genomic window includes:
- a CDS encoding glutaminase, with amino-acid sequence MIDFQGIINNIHNNLIKEEVKGVVASYIPELYKQSTNSFGIYLQCINGETYAAGDAYTPFSIQSISKVLALSKAIAFEDNRIWERVDVEPSGNPFNHLSLLELENGIPRNPLINSGALVIADMLVTHLKNPKQDFLNYVRTIANDQTINYNTDVAASEKRTGYGNFAAANLLKSFNNLNNNVEDVLDFYFHQCAIDMSCAQLAKAFYLFANGGKCVNNVQHIPVSQAKRINAIMLTCGFYDEAGEFAFRVGLPGKSGVGGGIVALLPNNFIISTWAPGLNAKGNSLLGMQALEQFTTETKISIF; translated from the coding sequence ATGATAGATTTTCAAGGTATTATCAACAACATTCATAACAACTTAATTAAGGAAGAGGTTAAGGGTGTTGTTGCATCTTACATTCCAGAACTGTACAAACAGAGTACTAATAGTTTTGGCATTTATTTACAGTGTATTAACGGAGAAACTTATGCTGCTGGTGACGCATACACTCCTTTTTCTATACAAAGTATTTCTAAAGTTTTAGCACTATCTAAAGCTATAGCTTTTGAAGATAACCGTATTTGGGAACGTGTAGATGTAGAACCATCTGGCAACCCATTTAACCATTTGTCTTTATTGGAGTTAGAAAATGGAATACCAAGAAATCCGTTAATTAATTCTGGTGCTCTTGTAATTGCAGATATGCTTGTAACACATTTAAAAAACCCTAAACAAGATTTTTTAAACTATGTTAGAACCATTGCTAATGACCAGACAATAAATTACAATACAGATGTAGCTGCATCTGAAAAAAGAACTGGTTACGGAAACTTTGCTGCAGCCAACCTTTTAAAGTCTTTTAACAACCTAAATAATAATGTAGAGGATGTTTTAGATTTTTATTTTCACCAGTGCGCTATAGATATGAGCTGCGCACAATTAGCAAAAGCTTTTTATTTGTTTGCCAATGGTGGAAAGTGTGTAAATAACGTACAGCACATACCTGTTAGTCAGGCAAAACGTATTAACGCAATTATGCTTACTTGTGGTTTTTATGATGAAGCGGGTGAGTTTGCTTTTAGAGTAGGTTTGCCTGGAAAAAGTGGCGTTGGTGGCGGAATTGTGGCCTTACTACCTAATAACTTTATTATCTCTACTTGGGCTCCGGGTCTTAATGCTAAAGGAAATTCCTTGTTGGGAATGCAAGCATTGGAGCAATTTACGACTGAGACTAAGATCTCTATTTTTTAA
- a CDS encoding sugar nucleotide-binding protein — MKEKKSKDRILILGASGFIGNAIYKELYAYYDTYGTYCFNQKDFEDNGQFFYYNVEETDIYELLEIVKPDYIISAIRGNFAAQILAHQHIIEYVTTHKAKLLFLSSANVFDAYSKYPSYELDKTLSLSIYGRLKIKIENMLLRLPKNKAIIIRLPMVFGNNTPRIKEIKTLLQNKEPVEVFPNLVFNVTYIDKLTQQLHYIINHKKTGIFHLGSEDLVHHEDFIKEIVSKIGLYNPVYKRVFTSNDDRYLAVLPKSNKLPKHLQITYQDTIDHHLFS, encoded by the coding sequence ATGAAAGAGAAGAAATCTAAAGATAGAATTTTAATTCTAGGTGCCAGCGGCTTTATAGGTAATGCCATTTATAAAGAATTGTATGCCTATTATGATACTTATGGAACCTATTGTTTTAACCAAAAAGATTTTGAAGACAACGGTCAGTTTTTTTATTATAATGTAGAAGAAACAGATATTTACGAATTGTTAGAAATTGTAAAACCAGATTACATTATATCTGCTATACGTGGTAATTTTGCAGCACAAATACTAGCACACCAACACATAATAGAATACGTAACTACCCACAAAGCCAAGTTGTTATTTTTATCTTCTGCAAATGTTTTTGATGCTTACAGCAAATACCCATCTTATGAGTTAGACAAAACACTGTCTTTAAGTATTTACGGACGTTTAAAAATTAAGATTGAAAATATGCTGCTTAGATTACCAAAAAACAAAGCAATAATTATACGCTTACCAATGGTTTTTGGTAATAACACTCCCAGAATTAAAGAGATTAAAACACTACTGCAAAACAAAGAACCTGTAGAGGTTTTCCCTAATTTGGTTTTTAATGTTACTTATATAGATAAATTAACGCAACAACTACATTATATTATTAATCATAAAAAAACTGGTATTTTTCATTTAGGAAGTGAAGATTTGGTACATCATGAAGATTTTATAAAAGAAATAGTATCTAAAATAGGATTGTATAACCCTGTATATAAAAGAGTTTTTACCTCTAATGATGATAGGTATTTAGCTGTGCTTCCAAAAAGCAATAAACTACCTAAACATTTACAAATTACTTACCAAGATACTATAGATCATCATCTTTTTTCCTAA
- a CDS encoding 4a-hydroxytetrahydrobiopterin dehydratase: MQKYTTEEITSKLNNLDGWDYTDGALETTFEFKNFKETFCVMTRIAFECELQGHHPDWTNVYNTLTIRLNTHDAGGVTEKDFVLAKTIEEIIDSE; this comes from the coding sequence ATGCAAAAATATACAACTGAAGAAATAACAAGTAAATTAAACAATTTAGATGGTTGGGATTATACTGATGGTGCTTTAGAAACTACTTTTGAGTTTAAAAATTTTAAAGAAACCTTTTGTGTAATGACACGTATTGCTTTTGAATGTGAATTGCAAGGTCATCACCCAGACTGGACCAATGTATACAACACGCTAACTATACGCTTAAACACTCATGATGCAGGTGGAGTTACAGAAAAGGACTTTGTACTAGCCAAAACAATTGAAGAAATTATAGACAGTGAGTAA
- a CDS encoding bile acid:sodium symporter family protein: protein MKIDKFVLFIIVAIVLAYFFPELGVKQVINTISSVGISLIFFFYGLKLSPSKLKAGLKNWKLHILVQVATFILFPLLVLIVKPFLQNQEQETIWLAFFFLAALPSTVSSSVVMVSIAKGNMPAAIFNASISGIIGILVTPLWMGLFVTNDQTSFNFIDIYTKLIVQIILPVVLGLLLQRYLGTFAQKHSSKITLFDKSIILLIIYKSFASSFTNNIFSTVSALDLVLLLAGVLVLFTITYFSTGFIATKLNFNIEDKITAQFCGTKKSLVHGTVFSKIIFGNMAAIGIILLPIMLFHATQILIISVIASKLAKRKV from the coding sequence ATGAAGATTGATAAGTTTGTACTGTTTATAATTGTAGCAATTGTTTTGGCCTATTTTTTTCCAGAACTAGGAGTAAAACAGGTTATAAATACAATTAGTAGTGTTGGTATATCTTTAATTTTCTTTTTTTACGGATTAAAATTAAGTCCGTCTAAATTAAAAGCTGGTTTAAAGAATTGGAAACTGCATATTTTAGTGCAAGTAGCTACCTTTATATTGTTTCCTCTTTTGGTATTAATAGTTAAACCATTTTTACAAAACCAAGAGCAAGAAACTATTTGGCTTGCATTCTTTTTTTTAGCAGCATTACCATCTACAGTATCTTCATCTGTTGTAATGGTTTCTATAGCAAAAGGTAATATGCCTGCAGCTATTTTTAATGCAAGTATATCTGGCATTATAGGGATTTTAGTTACACCCTTATGGATGGGGTTATTTGTTACTAATGACCAAACAAGTTTTAATTTTATAGATATTTATACAAAGCTAATTGTACAAATAATATTGCCTGTAGTATTAGGTTTATTGTTGCAACGTTACCTTGGTACATTTGCACAAAAACACAGTAGTAAAATTACATTGTTTGACAAGTCTATTATATTATTAATAATTTACAAAAGTTTTGCGTCATCCTTTACAAATAATATTTTTAGTACAGTCTCTGCATTAGATTTAGTACTACTTTTAGCAGGTGTATTGGTTCTTTTTACCATTACTTACTTTAGTACAGGCTTTATAGCTACAAAGCTTAATTTTAATATAGAAGATAAAATTACGGCTCAGTTTTGCGGCACAAAAAAATCATTAGTACATGGTACTGTTTTTTCTAAAATAATATTTGGTAATATGGCAGCAATAGGCATTATATTACTGCCTATAATGCTTTTTCACGCAACACAAATTTTAATAATAAGTGTAATTGCAAGCAAACTAGCAAAAAGAAAAGTATAA
- a CDS encoding exodeoxyribonuclease III produces the protein MHIVSWNVNGVRAVVKKEFFESVKYMNPDILCIQETKAQDNEVAKALSPLENFSLASNSANKKGYSGTATLSSTKPLTIKADIGIEAHDTEGRVLCTEYENFYLVNVYVPNSGQKLDRLEYRKQWDKDFLDYLKNLEKKKPVIACGDFNVAHKAIDLKNDKSNYNKTAGYTQTEIDGMNNFIADGFVDSFRMLHPDEVVYTFWSYRFKSRERNTGWRIDYFLVSQSIKDKVKEVTVFSDIMGSDHCPIGLKIDF, from the coding sequence ATGCACATAGTATCTTGGAATGTAAATGGTGTACGCGCTGTAGTAAAAAAAGAGTTTTTTGAATCTGTAAAATATATGAATCCAGATATACTTTGTATTCAAGAAACTAAAGCACAAGATAATGAGGTTGCGAAGGCACTTTCTCCATTAGAAAACTTTAGTTTAGCATCTAACTCTGCCAATAAAAAAGGGTATTCTGGTACTGCAACATTAAGTAGCACAAAACCCCTTACTATTAAAGCAGATATTGGTATAGAAGCACACGATACTGAAGGTAGAGTACTTTGTACTGAGTATGAAAATTTTTACTTGGTAAATGTTTACGTACCTAATTCTGGTCAAAAATTAGATAGGTTAGAGTACAGAAAACAGTGGGATAAAGACTTTTTAGACTATTTAAAAAATTTAGAAAAGAAAAAGCCTGTAATTGCTTGTGGCGATTTTAACGTAGCACACAAAGCAATAGACCTAAAAAATGATAAAAGTAACTACAATAAAACTGCTGGTTATACACAAACAGAAATTGATGGTATGAACAATTTTATAGCTGATGGTTTTGTAGATTCTTTTAGAATGCTACACCCAGATGAAGTTGTTTATACGTTTTGGAGCTACCGTTTTAAATCTAGAGAACGCAATACCGGTTGGCGTATAGATTATTTTTTAGTAAGCCAATCTATAAAAGACAAAGTTAAAGAGGTAACTGTTTTCTCTGACATTATGGGATCTGACCACTGCCCTATTGGACTTAAAATTGATTTTTAA
- a CDS encoding chondroitinase-B domain-containing protein has protein sequence MQKHTLYLAFILLFSITSCTQKKNTVATLQQFNTAVKNAQPGDVITLANGVWNNTELLFAAKGTAEKPITLTVEEKGKVTLEGQSNLRIAGEHLIINGLVFKNGYTPTNEVISFKQNAKTLANNTRLTECVIDNFSNPERHEPDTWVAIYGKNNRIDHNHLTGKKNRGVTMTVRLNSKESQDNNHKIDHNYFGPRQNLGSNGGETLRIGTSHFSRTNSNTIVENNYFDRCNGEHEIISNKSCQNTYKNNVFYECTGTLTMRHGNRTMVDGNIFIGNNKPSTGGIRIINGEQTVINNYGIGLTGYRFRGAFVIMNGIYNSPINRYDQVKDAVVKNNTFVNSNHIQLCAGSDEERSAPPVNSVMENNIFYNESKDSIFTVYDDINGITFTNNIISKNIKPITDTGFVSKDIEWVKNTDGLLVPANSNLRAGAKLPGEILKKEDTGVNWYSKKNTAVAFGTGKKITVEPGLNTLFEAVNNSSAGDVVELTAGETYTLSKTIAINHPITILSNSDKKPTILFEKKTLFEINNGGSLKLTGINFDGESAPDRTGNSVITTSKYSMNKNYKLFIDNCDFVNLDVNHSFDAVMVYKNTFADTISIKNSKFNTISGNVLALDKETEDIGIYNAEYVILKNNSFNNVNGAVLSLHRGGKDESTFGPFLELDHNTFDAIGYGKRNKYNAAINLYGVQVNTITNNIFNNTKSLKMHLVVGEPIVDILNNNFYKSDGLEVTGDQKYNVKNLWTLDPKFKEGTYTLSKNSDLLNKGTDGKNLGLISNN, from the coding sequence ATGCAAAAACATACATTATACTTAGCTTTTATACTACTTTTTAGTATTACTTCATGCACACAAAAAAAGAATACCGTAGCTACTTTACAACAATTTAACACTGCAGTAAAAAATGCACAACCTGGAGATGTAATTACACTGGCTAATGGCGTATGGAACAATACCGAATTACTTTTTGCTGCAAAAGGCACAGCAGAAAAGCCAATAACTTTAACTGTAGAAGAAAAAGGTAAGGTAACTTTAGAAGGGCAAAGTAACTTACGTATTGCAGGTGAACACTTAATTATTAATGGTTTGGTATTTAAAAATGGTTATACTCCCACTAATGAAGTTATCTCTTTTAAACAAAATGCTAAAACTCTTGCAAATAACACTAGACTAACAGAATGTGTTATAGATAATTTTAGTAACCCAGAACGTCACGAACCAGATACTTGGGTTGCTATATACGGTAAAAATAACCGAATTGACCACAACCATTTAACTGGTAAAAAAAATAGAGGTGTTACTATGACGGTTAGGTTAAATTCTAAAGAAAGTCAAGACAACAATCATAAAATAGATCACAACTATTTTGGACCTAGACAAAACTTAGGCTCTAACGGTGGTGAGACTTTACGTATTGGAACTAGCCATTTTTCTAGAACAAACTCTAATACTATTGTAGAAAATAATTATTTTGATAGGTGTAACGGAGAACATGAAATAATCTCTAACAAATCATGTCAAAACACATACAAAAACAATGTTTTTTATGAGTGTACAGGTACATTAACTATGCGCCACGGTAACAGAACTATGGTAGATGGCAACATATTTATTGGCAACAATAAACCTAGCACAGGTGGTATTAGGATTATTAATGGTGAGCAAACTGTTATAAATAATTATGGTATTGGATTAACTGGTTACCGTTTTAGAGGTGCTTTTGTTATTATGAACGGAATTTACAATTCTCCTATTAATAGGTATGACCAAGTTAAAGATGCTGTTGTAAAAAATAACACTTTTGTTAATAGTAACCACATTCAGTTATGTGCAGGTAGTGATGAAGAACGTAGTGCTCCTCCTGTAAACTCTGTTATGGAAAATAATATTTTTTATAATGAGAGTAAAGATTCAATTTTTACGGTTTATGATGATATTAATGGTATTACATTTACAAATAACATTATTAGTAAAAACATAAAACCAATTACTGATACTGGATTTGTAAGTAAAGATATTGAGTGGGTAAAAAATACAGACGGATTGCTAGTTCCTGCTAACTCTAACTTAAGAGCTGGTGCTAAATTACCAGGTGAAATTCTTAAAAAAGAAGATACAGGTGTTAACTGGTACTCTAAAAAAAATACTGCTGTTGCCTTTGGTACTGGTAAAAAAATTACAGTAGAACCAGGTTTAAATACTTTGTTTGAAGCTGTAAATAATTCTTCAGCCGGAGACGTAGTAGAGCTTACTGCTGGCGAAACTTATACTTTATCAAAAACTATAGCTATAAATCATCCTATTACTATCCTTTCTAATTCAGATAAAAAACCTACTATTTTATTTGAAAAGAAAACCTTATTTGAAATTAACAATGGAGGCAGCTTAAAATTAACTGGAATTAATTTTGATGGTGAAAGCGCCCCAGACAGAACAGGAAATTCTGTAATTACTACTAGTAAATACTCAATGAACAAAAATTACAAATTGTTTATAGATAATTGTGACTTTGTAAACTTAGATGTTAACCATTCTTTTGATGCTGTAATGGTGTACAAAAACACATTTGCAGACACAATTAGTATTAAAAATTCAAAATTTAATACTATTAGTGGTAACGTTTTGGCTTTAGATAAAGAAACTGAAGATATTGGTATCTATAATGCAGAATATGTAATCTTAAAAAATAATAGTTTTAACAATGTAAATGGTGCTGTTTTAAGTTTACACAGAGGTGGTAAGGATGAAAGTACTTTTGGTCCGTTTTTAGAATTAGACCATAACACTTTTGACGCTATTGGTTACGGTAAAAGAAATAAATACAATGCTGCAATTAACTTATATGGTGTGCAAGTAAATACTATTACCAACAATATATTTAACAACACAAAATCGTTAAAAATGCATTTAGTTGTTGGTGAGCCAATAGTAGATATTTTAAACAATAATTTTTACAAATCTGATGGTTTAGAAGTTACTGGTGATCAAAAATACAATGTTAAAAACCTATGGACATTAGATCCTAAATTTAAAGAAGGTACTTATACATTATCTAAAAATTCTGACCTTTTAAATAAAGGTACAGATGGCAAAAATTTAGGATTAATTAGTAATAACTAG
- a CDS encoding alginate lyase family protein — protein sequence MIVKKYICFILICFLFACKKDNKAAIKNNVEQNTASHPSLILTQKGVKNIKAQLGTIPLFDKTLEDVKQDVDAEISKGIAVPIPKDFSGGYTHEQHKKNFLILQKAGVLYQILDDEKYAVYVRDMFLEYAKLYPTLPLHPQERSYARGKLFWQCLNDSNWLVYASQAYDCIYNWLSKEEREHLENDLFIPFANFISEKNPQFFNRVHNHSTWGNVAVGMIALVMDNDELLQKALYGLKTDSIAANLKDDDGGFIKNKDQKVGFLANLDEPFSPDGYYTEGPYYQRYAMYPFLIFAQALENKKPELKIFEHKNAVLTKAVEALINLTDKDGEFYTINDAQKGMSYYSRELVTAVDIAYHYGGNNPELLSIAKKQNKVNLDDTGLAVALGLKNNLDKPFRKKSITLTDGPNGNQGGISILRNNNLEVIFKYTAQGLSHGHYDKLSFFMYNNGTEVIQDYGLARFVNIEQKGGGNYLKENTTWAKQTIAHNTVIQNETSHFNGKYSIGSKNHSNQYLFNISEKIKVVSAKENNAYPGTELHRTMAIVTDSSFIKQPFVLDIFNVIGTSTNKYDLPFYYKGQIMQTNFKYTQQATLKTLGDKNGYQHLFVEALADAPNSNLKFNWMHNNVFYTLTSATQATDKIIFARIGANDPEYNLRRDPTLIIRKTNTKNALYVNAIEAHGSYSPVSEFSVNAYSSIAKIETLLNTKDYTAIRITNNNKQSKLFIFSNTNPDKTTAHSITINDNEFNWVGSYTYN from the coding sequence ATGATTGTAAAAAAATATATATGCTTTATTTTAATATGTTTTCTTTTTGCTTGCAAAAAAGATAATAAAGCTGCCATTAAAAATAATGTAGAACAAAATACTGCAAGCCACCCTAGTTTAATACTTACCCAAAAAGGCGTAAAAAATATTAAAGCACAGTTAGGAACAATTCCTTTGTTTGATAAAACTTTAGAAGATGTTAAACAAGATGTAGATGCAGAGATTAGTAAAGGTATTGCTGTTCCTATTCCTAAAGATTTTTCTGGAGGTTATACGCATGAACAGCACAAAAAAAACTTTCTAATACTACAAAAAGCTGGTGTGCTTTATCAAATTTTAGATGATGAAAAATATGCTGTATATGTAAGAGATATGTTTTTAGAGTACGCAAAATTATACCCTACTCTTCCTTTACACCCACAAGAAAGATCTTATGCAAGAGGAAAACTTTTTTGGCAGTGTTTAAATGATTCTAACTGGTTGGTATATGCTAGCCAAGCATACGATTGTATCTATAATTGGTTATCAAAAGAAGAAAGAGAACATTTAGAAAATGATTTATTTATTCCGTTTGCCAATTTTATATCAGAAAAAAATCCACAGTTTTTTAATAGAGTACACAACCATAGTACCTGGGGTAATGTTGCTGTAGGAATGATTGCTCTTGTAATGGATAATGATGAGCTATTACAAAAAGCTCTATACGGACTAAAAACAGATTCTATTGCGGCTAATTTAAAAGATGATGATGGTGGATTTATAAAAAATAAAGATCAGAAAGTTGGTTTTTTAGCAAACTTAGATGAACCATTTTCTCCTGACGGATATTATACTGAAGGTCCTTATTACCAAAGGTATGCTATGTACCCATTTTTAATTTTTGCACAAGCACTAGAAAATAAAAAACCTGAACTTAAAATTTTTGAGCATAAAAATGCAGTACTAACAAAAGCTGTAGAAGCATTAATTAACCTAACTGATAAAGACGGAGAGTTTTACACAATTAATGATGCACAAAAAGGAATGTCTTACTACTCCAGAGAATTAGTAACAGCTGTAGATATTGCTTACCATTACGGAGGCAATAACCCAGAACTATTAAGTATTGCAAAAAAACAAAATAAAGTAAATTTAGACGATACAGGTTTAGCAGTAGCATTGGGTTTAAAAAACAATCTAGATAAACCTTTTAGAAAAAAATCTATTACTTTAACAGATGGTCCAAATGGCAACCAAGGTGGCATAAGTATATTACGCAATAATAATTTAGAGGTTATTTTTAAATATACAGCACAAGGTCTTAGTCACGGTCATTATGACAAGTTATCTTTTTTTATGTACAATAATGGTACAGAGGTTATACAAGATTATGGCTTGGCAAGGTTTGTTAATATAGAACAAAAAGGTGGCGGTAACTACTTAAAAGAAAATACTACTTGGGCAAAACAAACAATAGCGCATAATACCGTTATACAAAATGAAACTTCTCATTTTAATGGCAAGTATAGTATAGGTAGCAAAAACCACTCTAACCAATACTTATTTAATATTTCTGAAAAAATTAAAGTGGTTAGCGCTAAAGAAAATAACGCATACCCTGGCACAGAGTTACACAGGACTATGGCTATAGTGACAGACTCTTCTTTTATTAAACAACCATTTGTTTTAGATATTTTTAATGTTATTGGTACATCAACAAACAAATACGATTTGCCTTTCTATTACAAGGGGCAAATAATGCAAACAAATTTTAAGTATACACAACAAGCTACATTAAAAACATTAGGAGACAAAAATGGCTATCAACATTTATTTGTAGAGGCTTTAGCAGACGCACCAAATAGTAACTTAAAATTTAATTGGATGCACAATAATGTATTTTACACATTAACTTCTGCTACACAAGCAACAGACAAAATTATTTTTGCCAGAATTGGTGCTAACGATCCAGAATATAATTTAAGAAGAGATCCTACTTTAATCATTAGAAAAACTAATACTAAAAACGCATTATACGTAAATGCCATAGAAGCACATGGTAGCTACAGTCCTGTATCAGAGTTCTCTGTAAATGCTTACAGTAGTATTGCTAAAATAGAAACCCTTTTAAATACTAAAGACTATACAGCTATACGCATTACAAACAATAATAAACAGTCTAAACTATTTATTTTTTCTAATACAAACCCAGACAAAACTACAGCACATTCAATTACAATTAATGATAATGAATTTAACTGGGTAGGTTCATACACTTATAACTAA